TCATGACAATGTGCGATGTTTGCAGTGAAGGATTGTGTGCACTTTACATCTTTTTTTACAGGTTTATTTGGGTAAATAAAGCCTATTTTTCAGATTTCTTGGAGCCCTGATAAAGTTGTGTGTATGACTTATTCTCATTGTCTCTTCTTTTAATCAAGTTTTTCAGTAATAACTTTTATTACTTTCATTTAACACTCAATTTAAATCACAAAAAGAGAAAATCAAAACAATTTCTCACAActtttactccctattgcaatgtaagcacaacaaaaacacaccgcaacttacatcgcaatttttttgaaaaacacccgcaacaatcacaaaaaaggcccgcgaaatcctggtgggactgtctAGTGACACATCGGTTTCATGCAACATATGCACCAGCCACCAGAGGGCAACCTCTCCCAATTACTAACAAACAGAGTCTTTATGTTCTTTATGTAAATTCGAAACAATGTTTAATCCAACATAATTTGAGAAATTTGGGTATGTGACAGACTGTCATTCAGTAAGGTGGAGTGAAGCTCTGGCTACTGTCAGAGTTTATTCTTTGGGCTGGTTGTTGGTACTCATATTTACCACGTAAGACGTGGGTTTGACCTGAGTTTCACCAGGCGTGCTTCTGGGCCAAGACCTGGGTTTGACCAGGTGTGGTTCTGGCCTATGTGATATTTTCTTTCAAATCCCCATTGTTGGTTTCACTGTCTCATCAACCACTTATATTTTGACACACTGTGTTCCCCCATATCTCTTTGTCTTATGGAGTTTTGTTCTCTATTATACATCTATGTTTTGGGTCATTCTACAGAAATGTCCACTTTTGTGTCCCTAGACTTTAAAGGGCTGTTGCATTTTAAAAGCCCTCAAATTTAgggatttatttacattttaagacaaaacaacatgatatttgaacaattatacctttttgaaccacttatgagtcagtttttcttttcaacCATTTGAGTGTTTTTCCAAGTATGCcctgtgagagaaattattgattattgactaattatcattaattagattatgtttaattattataagagatcattatgaactttatgatttaggacatgtccattctgactaagcagaaggactacaataatgaagtgattcagtgtaaccatgtttcgttcatattatgcatgtgtgctatatgtgacccaggtcagggagagtgctgagggtaagaacactctgttaactggtagtcactaggctactagtcttgggtcatttagctttctctgtgttcaactgatacatcagttgcttctgCTAACTCTAGgaaagtccatattaggagatacacacatgtgagacaaagtagcctgctggacgcttatgttttggaacatgctgtgctaaagataacctgctgttaaaactgctgaattgtgtttaagattgtatataagcagggggagcgcccccctgccttcagagttgtcatgcttgaatgagactctcatgtctgtgtctgtcttgtatctgtctttgtccaatttatatatatttatatttttgtaataaattaatcatttaaccacgtctgagtcctcatccatttattaggaaatttccacgacagcCCAAAAATGCCTGTCCTCGCTGTCATGCTGGGAAACTAAGGGCTTTATTTCTTAATGGAAAACATATACTTTATTAACTCAACTGCAGTTACAGTATGTGTCCATAAAGGTCCAATAtatcacacaaaatatttaaaaatacaatattgcaaataaataCAATACATAATAAATGTGTACGTCCCCAATATtcatgtcactggtgttaccGTATGACAAAAgactattattttaatatacaaagccatgctgatgacatcacaggaagtcattttgtttcctctctgaagattaatgaaaacagacacattataagttcaatgtcatttttcattttttataaattttatcATCTACCCTAAGATTTCCTTCGAAGCTTTAGTGCAAGTCACTGGTATGCCCTACTTTAATCTTTGGAAAATGAATATAGAATAATAAAAATGGATTCATTTATACATAATTCAGTGAGTAGTTCATGACTGTCAACATGTGGTTTGATTCCCTGTGGCAGCTACTTTGTAAAATAGGTTTGTTATGACAGTTGTCACTGGTGTTACCATCACTGGTGTTACAATCCTAATGGGTAACGGTACATAAAATcttcaaataaatgtacaaaaaaggcAAATAGCCATTTAGGTGTACCTTATATATGTTCTTATAGCCAATTAGTACAGTAATAATGTAGTATAATTTAAAATCCCAAAAAAAGATATTTATGTAGGAaaaatttccacctgtcaaaagtGGAagtttttgtagaatgaccctTTTACCTGTTATCACTTAAACCTTAACTCCTCTTTTATCTGTGTCTGTTAAATTGAAATACACTCTAcaataaacattttaattattattattagtagtagcatAAGTATCATTCtttatatacactgctcaaaaaaataaagagaacacttaaacaacacaatgtaactccaagtcatccacacttgtCATAATCTCTGCATTTCGGTTGATAACTATTCCATATCTCCTTCTCCTCAGGTTAAGAGTCTGGGTGTCATCCTTGATAGCactctttcttttgtttctcaTGTTAATAATATCACTCGGTCAGCTTATTTCCATCTTCGAAATATAAATCGTCTTCGTCCTTCTCTTAATCATCACTCTACTGCAATCTTGGTTCATAATCTGGTTACTTCTCATTTACTGTAATTCTCTTTTGTTTGGTCTACCTCAGAAAACCCTTCATAAATTACAATTAGTACAAAATTCAGCTGCTCGTATCATTTCACGGACCCCTACAATGCATCATATCACTCCTGTTTTACAGCAGCTTCACTGGCTTCCCATTTCTCATCGCATTAATTATAAAATACTCCTTTTAACTTTCAAAGCTCTCCATAATCTTGCCCCTTTATATCTTTTAGACCTCCTTCATATTGCTACACCAGTTCGCACCCTTAGATCTTGTTCTTCTATCTATCTCACTATTCCACCAGTCCGTCTGGCCACTATGGGGAACAGAGCATTTAGTTGTGCTGCTCCACACCTTTGGAACTCACTCCCAGCTGATCTTCGCAACACAGATTCATTAccacattttaaaatcaaacTTAAAACTCACTTGTTTAAAGTTGCCTATGACCTGTAAATTTTACTTGCACTGTTTCTTTTTTGTACTTATTTTTactgtgtatttttaatttgtttgttaaataaaattatgtaaagtgaccttgagtgccaagaaaggcgccattaaataaaatatattattattatttattattacttcgtgttcagataggaagcaacactgattgtgaatcaatttccactgctcttgtgcaaatggaacagacaacaggtagaaatgagagattttcaactgatttcaaagatttttattaattgagatctagtgtggtagtgtagttattttagtgttccctttattttttttagcagtATATTTCTTTTGCATTGTGTAAAAACTTAGATATACTAGTTTGACAGGATTTTTTGGATTAAAAAAACTGAACATGCCATCACATAGTTGTGGCAAGTACATTAACCTCAAGGTAATATATGTGAACAATTAATAACTTCAGCAGCAGTGTTAGTAatcgtgtgagagtgtgttcaaTGTGAGATCACAGTGGGGCACAGATTTAGAATGATCTAGATGCAACATTCATGCAAGAGTTAATTCAAATTCATGCACTTAAATACATGGAGTTTTGAACAAGATATCTATACACACGATCTCACAAAGTCCAGTCCTTTATGGATAAAACTAGTGAAGGACAGCTGTCTTGCTCGCCTATGCCATTGTTGTACAAAGGCTATTTGTAGGATTACAAACATATTGTTTTGTGATGCAAAACTAGGCCAGCATTCTCTTCACTCATATCTCCAACCACACCCTTATATAATTATACTTGAGAGAAAAGATGAAAAACGTTCTACTCATTTCTAAACCTAATGTATTAATGTATTTTATGATGTGTCAGTATGGAATGTTGACGGGTAAGTGTGCTTTCATTAAACTATTCAAACTATGAACTGATCTGGATTATGtttatatgtgaatgtgtgcgcTGTATTTTCATATCTATACAAGTATAATTCAGCACTATCAAATGTGTACAGTGTATATCAAAGAAGGAAAGACCACCATATTTAAAATTCCACAACATTCAAGTGTTCTTTCACCAATCAGTATAATCTGGGATTATTATCAAATTCAATATGACAGATCATCACTTTCTTGTTCCAGTTATCAACAAATAGATTATATAAAAGCTGTTTCTGTACAACAACTTAAAGGCAAATATCAGAATTAAAGATTGTTGTAAAGATTGTCATCAGGAAAAGGATCTGAGTAGTTAGGAGATCCCAGTGGCCCTGTAATCTGCTCAAAATCACATTTGTCACACTACATTCTTGTTTGTTACTGCCCTCTTTCTGTAAAGTGCTAATGCAGCTGGAATAAAAGCATTAGTAAAGCTGCATTTTATTTAAGGCCTTTAAGAGTTCTTGTTCCTTGTAAGAGTTCTTGTTCTTGTAAGAGTTAAACATTGCATATTTAAGTTAGTTAGATGTACTGTAGCTATATTTGCTAAATAGTGCTCTCAGAGGTACACCTGTGGTAGCACTTTTACTACTCAGGTCACTCCAGGAGGCCCTAGAAAATGAAATATGAGAAAGCGTGGAGAGCCATGGAGAGCAGGGTGACGGTTCATCTTGTGCTTGTGGTAATGGAGATAAAAGGCCCAATGGAGATGAGGGAGGTAGCATTGATGTCTATAGACCTGACAGCTCTGGGATGTTTAGGGCTGGGCTTGTAGTGGTGTCCAGTGTAGCAGTGCTGTAAAAAGTATACACAAATTATTATATAGAAGTTGTGTTTGAAATGATAAATCAGTCAGCAAATGTTAGAGGAGAAGATCTAGACTGGTTTGATCTGATAGAAAGTAACAGCACAACAGGCATACAGGTGGTGGCGGTTGTGGTAGTAatgtattgttgttattattattaagtagTATTAGTACTATTAGTAGTTCTATGATGTactaataaaagtattttttattctataatgtgttttcttggTATTTCTCTGGCTTATTCTCTACTCCTCATGGAACTGTGTGATTCACTGACAGATGTAAGAACTCACCGCTGCACAGTTGTTGCTCTGCAGAAGGCAAAGGTGAATGGAGCAGTGAAGGAAGACCTTGGGGTAGTCGTTAAAGGCAAACATCTCGAAAGAGAATTGGGAGGTTGTGGAGACACCACTCTGAAGGACTTGTACCGTTTTATCTTCTGGATTAGGACACCTGGAGATATTTGGCATAATTGAAATTATATTGCGATTTATATCCAGTTAGATTGAACAAGAATGGACAATATGCATGAAATGAAAAACATGAAAAGGATAAGTGTTCCTTCTTGTCTTTGGGTGTGCTAACTTGTATGCTAATTTATGCTATATGTTATGTGAAGCAGTTGGTTCAGCCTCTGATTCTGGGATCTGTCATCATGCAGAGCATAGTTCCAGGTTCACAGTAACAGGCCTGACTTTATCAAGGCTTTCAGAAGCTCCTGAATATTAGagacaggtgtgttggagctaaTCTCTGCACCCTGTAAGTTTCTAAGAACCATACTTGGCAACCCCTGCTATGGACACAGAAAGTCAAAGTGTCTTACTGTTTAACAATCAGGTCCCAGCGGACAGCATAGTCGGGGTCATTCACAGGGGTGGCCCAACATGAATCAATCACTGTAGCAATCTGACGACTGTCCACCCCCTGGACATACACTCCCACATAGACCCGCTGGTCCACTTCAACATATGCACTGCCATTATAAGGATGGGAGAAACCAGGATCCTGATAGGGAATCATCTTGACCTGGTACATCCCCAAAACACCTGGAAGGTTCTTGTACACTATACTGTAGAAGAGTACAACCACAGACTGATTAGATTTACATTGACATCAACATAAATACTTGTGAGTGTACTTTGTTAAAGCTATTCAACAGTTTACATCAATTTGATTTCAGGACACACTTATGAGAGACCCAGACAGTGGTCCATCTCACCTCTGCAGAGGGTTGAGGTCTTTTACCATGTTGACGGTTTGAGTGAGTTGGTAAATGCAGGAGAACTGTAATACCAGAAATCTTTTCTCTCTGTTAATGGGTATTCTAGATGGTTTCATTCCACCCATGATTTTGTTCTCATAGATCAAGTGGGTACCATTGGCCTGTAGAGATTTGAATTTTAGATATTGTTAATACTTAAATATGTAGTAATTTTCCATAAATGATATTCAAAGTTTTTACATTTAAGAATTTCAAATCTCTGTTATTCTATGAC
This Brachyhypopomus gauderio isolate BG-103 chromosome 6, BGAUD_0.2, whole genome shotgun sequence DNA region includes the following protein-coding sequences:
- the LOC143517699 gene encoding pancreatic secretory granule membrane major glycoprotein GP2-like, which gives rise to MGGMKPSRIPINREKRFLVLQFSCIYQLTQTVNMVKDLNPLQSIVYKNLPGVLGMYQVKMIPYQDPGFSHPYNGSAYVEVDQRVYVGVYVQGVDSRQIATVIDSCWATPVNDPDYAVRWDLIVKQCPNPEDKTVQVLQSGVSTTSQFSFEMFAFNDYPKVFLHCSIHLCLLQSNNCAAHCYTGHHYKPSPKHPRAVRSIDINATSLISIGPFISITTSTR